A DNA window from Ensifer sp. WSM1721 contains the following coding sequences:
- a CDS encoding ABC transporter ATP-binding protein — translation MTEMKDSILAVRGLKVDFSTPDGTVEAVKSIDLDVRSGETLAVVGESGSGKSQTMMGIMGLLAKNGTVTGSARYRGKELIGLSPKRLNSVRGSKITMIFQEPMTSLDPLYTIGRQIAEPIVHHRGGTFKEARKRVLELLELVGIPEPGRRIDSYPHELSGGQRQRVMIAMALANEPDILIADEPTTALDVTIQAQILDLLKSLQKRFGMAIVLITHDLGIVKHFADRVAVMRRGEVVEQGTTAEIFERPKADYTKMLLAAEPSGHKAPPADRAPIILEGRDVAVDYTIPGGLFRGASTVFRAVDGVNLRLKQGQTIGIVGESGSGKSTLGRALLRLLPSSGYYRFGTTDISGFDRSAMRPLRRELQLVFQDPYGSLSPRRTVGEIISEGLYVHEPELSRAERDRRAIAALKEVGLDPASRNRYPHEFSGGQRQRIAIARAMILKPKVVILDEPTSALDRSVQGQVIELLRDLQMKHGLSYIFISHDLSVVKAMSDYVIVMKNGRIVEEGETDAIFQAPKEAYTKTLIGAAFNV, via the coding sequence ATGACAGAGATGAAGGACTCCATTCTCGCCGTGCGCGGCCTCAAGGTGGATTTTTCGACGCCGGACGGCACGGTCGAGGCGGTCAAGAGCATCGATCTCGATGTCCGTTCCGGCGAAACGCTGGCGGTGGTCGGCGAATCTGGTTCCGGCAAGAGCCAGACCATGATGGGCATCATGGGGCTGCTCGCGAAGAACGGCACGGTCACCGGTTCGGCCCGCTATCGCGGCAAGGAGCTCATCGGGCTTTCGCCGAAGAGACTGAACAGCGTGCGCGGCTCGAAGATCACCATGATCTTTCAGGAGCCGATGACGTCGCTCGATCCGCTTTACACGATCGGCCGGCAGATCGCGGAGCCGATCGTCCATCACCGCGGCGGCACGTTCAAGGAGGCGAGGAAGCGCGTGCTCGAGCTCCTGGAACTCGTCGGCATTCCGGAACCCGGCCGGCGGATCGACAGCTATCCGCACGAGCTTTCCGGCGGCCAGCGCCAGCGCGTCATGATAGCCATGGCGCTCGCCAACGAGCCGGACATCCTCATTGCCGACGAGCCGACCACGGCGCTCGACGTAACGATCCAGGCGCAGATCCTCGATCTCTTGAAATCGCTGCAGAAGCGCTTCGGCATGGCGATCGTGCTCATCACGCACGACCTCGGCATCGTCAAGCACTTCGCCGATCGCGTCGCGGTGATGCGCCGGGGCGAGGTCGTGGAGCAGGGGACGACGGCCGAGATCTTCGAGCGGCCGAAGGCGGACTATACGAAGATGCTGCTTGCCGCCGAGCCAAGCGGGCACAAGGCGCCGCCCGCCGATCGCGCGCCGATCATCCTCGAAGGCCGCGACGTTGCCGTCGACTATACGATCCCCGGCGGACTGTTCCGCGGAGCGTCGACCGTCTTCCGCGCGGTCGACGGCGTCAATCTGCGCCTGAAGCAGGGTCAGACGATCGGCATCGTCGGCGAGTCCGGTTCGGGCAAATCGACGCTCGGGCGGGCCCTGCTGCGGCTGCTGCCGAGCAGCGGCTACTACCGTTTCGGCACAACGGATATATCCGGCTTCGACCGCAGTGCGATGCGGCCCCTGCGCCGCGAACTCCAGCTCGTCTTCCAGGACCCTTACGGCTCGCTCTCGCCGCGCCGGACCGTCGGCGAGATCATCAGCGAAGGCCTCTACGTGCACGAGCCGGAGTTGAGCCGCGCCGAGCGCGATCGGCGTGCGATCGCGGCTCTGAAGGAGGTCGGCCTCGATCCCGCTTCGCGCAACCGCTATCCGCACGAATTCTCGGGTGGGCAGCGCCAGCGCATCGCGATCGCCCGCGCGATGATCCTGAAGCCGAAGGTGGTGATCCTCGACGAACCCACCTCGGCGCTCGACCGTTCGGTGCAAGGCCAGGTGATCGAGCTGCTGCGCGATCTGCAGATGAAGCACGGCCTCTCCTACATCTTCATCAGCCACGACCTCTCCGTAGTGAAGGCGATGTCGGACTACGTGATCGTGATGAAGAACGGCCGCATTGTCGAGGAAGGGGAGACGGACGCGATCTTCCAAGCGCCGAAGGAGGCCTACACGAAGACGCTGATCGGCGCTGCGTTCAACGTTTGA
- a CDS encoding ABC transporter permease, whose translation MTAILERVKAALGPEMAGPGLAFVAVVLVFGIASPQFLSAATFGSVAFQLPELGLLTLAMLLPILTGGLNLAITFTANIAGLTVAWILKANGGVDAGLGIFIVACLLALMVGAASGAVMGLVIAFTRAHPILVSLSMMIFLRGLGEFLTRGGDVSGFPPFMGVIGHGSIAGIPVPLIVFIACVLAWHVLLGRTKLGFNTYMIGSNLEATRYSGINTRKAIVLIYTLSGVMCAVAGIIMLARFNSVRIGHGESYLLITVLACFLGGVNPFGGFGRVIPVFVALVVLQLLSSGLNLIGANQHLATAVWGILLVGVMILRWVATRIKISIVRRGS comes from the coding sequence GTGACCGCGATCCTCGAACGCGTCAAAGCTGCTCTCGGACCCGAAATGGCAGGCCCCGGCCTCGCCTTCGTGGCCGTCGTGCTCGTCTTCGGCATCGCCTCGCCGCAGTTCCTGAGTGCCGCGACCTTCGGTTCTGTAGCTTTCCAACTCCCGGAACTGGGACTCCTGACGCTCGCCATGCTGCTGCCGATCCTGACCGGCGGCCTAAACCTCGCAATCACGTTTACGGCGAATATTGCCGGACTGACGGTCGCCTGGATCCTGAAGGCGAACGGCGGCGTAGACGCCGGCCTCGGCATCTTTATCGTTGCCTGCCTGCTCGCCCTCATGGTCGGTGCGGCGAGCGGAGCCGTAATGGGCTTGGTAATCGCCTTCACCCGCGCACACCCGATTCTCGTGTCCTTGTCGATGATGATCTTCCTGCGGGGGCTCGGCGAGTTCCTGACACGCGGCGGCGATGTCTCCGGCTTTCCGCCGTTTATGGGCGTGATCGGCCACGGTTCGATCGCCGGAATCCCCGTGCCGCTGATCGTCTTCATCGCATGCGTGCTCGCCTGGCACGTGCTTCTCGGCCGTACCAAGCTCGGCTTCAACACTTATATGATCGGCTCCAACCTCGAGGCGACCCGCTATTCCGGCATCAACACCCGCAAGGCGATCGTGCTCATCTACACGCTCTCCGGCGTCATGTGTGCGGTCGCCGGCATCATCATGCTGGCGCGATTTAATTCAGTGCGCATCGGCCACGGTGAATCCTACCTGCTGATCACCGTGCTGGCTTGCTTCCTGGGAGGCGTCAATCCGTTCGGCGGCTTCGGCCGGGTCATCCCGGTCTTCGTGGCCCTCGTGGTGCTACAGCTTCTCTCGTCCGGCCTCAATCTCATTGGAGCCAACCAGCATCTCGCGACTGCCGTCTGGGGCATCCTGCTTGTCGGCGTGATGATTCTTCGTTGGGTGGCAACCAGGATCAAGATTTCAATTGTCAGAAGAGGATCATGA
- a CDS encoding sugar ABC transporter ATP-binding protein, translated as MHQATSATVGEKPLLSLRNINMTFGGIKALKNVSFEVLPGEVHCLAGENGCGKSTLIKVITGVYRPADGAVIEYDGETYSHMSPVTAQDRGIQVIWQDLALFPEMSVAENIAFHEVVGRRPRLVDYGRIRRIAIDALARLGVTLDVELPLKEYAIAQRQIVAIARALIGEAKLVFMDEPTASLTQSETDHLLDIVRTLSVSGVAVVFVSHRLAEVLEISNRITVLRDGALVGVYAAAGMTQSRITELMTGKTFDQHVRARPRDDQPVVLDVRGLTRPGQFENISLTVRRGETVGITGLLGAGRTELALALFGMLKPAAGSIRIEGREVRFGSNRDAIKAGVAYLSEDRLSLGLIQPQSIADNLVIASLRKILSGGLLSDDRKRGLVSRWIADLGVRIGRQADAISTLSGGNQQRVAIAKWLATDPKILILDCPTVGVDVGARAGIFDIVAKLAESGLAIILISDEVPEVYFNADRVLHMAQGRIVGSYDPRQTRLEDIEAAVYA; from the coding sequence ATGCATCAGGCAACGAGCGCGACGGTAGGCGAAAAGCCGCTTCTGTCCCTTCGCAACATCAATATGACGTTTGGCGGCATCAAGGCGCTGAAGAATGTGAGCTTCGAGGTGCTCCCCGGTGAAGTGCATTGTCTCGCCGGCGAGAACGGTTGCGGCAAGAGCACGCTAATCAAAGTGATCACCGGCGTCTATCGCCCGGCGGATGGCGCAGTCATCGAATATGACGGCGAGACCTATTCGCACATGTCGCCAGTCACCGCGCAGGATCGCGGCATCCAGGTCATCTGGCAGGATCTGGCGCTGTTCCCGGAAATGAGCGTGGCCGAGAACATTGCCTTCCACGAGGTCGTCGGCCGCCGGCCGCGTCTCGTCGACTACGGACGCATCCGGCGGATCGCCATCGACGCGCTCGCCCGTCTCGGCGTCACGCTCGACGTCGAGCTGCCGCTCAAGGAATACGCGATCGCCCAGCGCCAAATCGTGGCGATCGCCCGGGCCCTGATCGGCGAGGCGAAGCTCGTCTTCATGGACGAGCCGACGGCATCGCTGACGCAGTCGGAGACCGATCATCTCCTTGACATTGTCCGCACTCTTTCCGTCTCCGGCGTCGCCGTCGTCTTCGTCAGCCACCGACTTGCCGAAGTTCTGGAGATTTCAAACCGCATCACGGTGCTGCGGGATGGCGCGCTGGTCGGCGTTTATGCCGCCGCCGGCATGACGCAGTCGCGCATTACCGAACTGATGACCGGCAAGACCTTCGATCAGCACGTCCGCGCACGCCCGCGGGACGATCAGCCGGTCGTGCTCGATGTAAGGGGACTGACGCGACCGGGCCAGTTCGAGAACATTTCGCTCACCGTCCGCCGCGGCGAAACGGTCGGAATCACCGGTCTTTTGGGGGCAGGGCGGACCGAGCTGGCGCTCGCCCTGTTCGGGATGCTGAAACCCGCCGCGGGCTCGATCCGCATCGAGGGCCGGGAGGTCCGCTTCGGCTCGAACCGCGACGCAATCAAGGCGGGTGTCGCCTATCTCTCAGAAGACCGTCTGTCGCTCGGGCTCATCCAGCCGCAGTCGATTGCCGACAACCTCGTGATCGCCTCGCTTCGCAAGATTCTCTCCGGCGGTCTGCTTTCCGACGATCGTAAGCGCGGCCTCGTTTCACGCTGGATCGCCGATCTCGGCGTCAGGATCGGCCGCCAGGCGGATGCGATATCGACGCTTTCCGGCGGCAACCAGCAGCGCGTCGCAATTGCGAAGTGGCTTGCTACCGATCCGAAGATCCTGATTCTCGATTGCCCCACCGTCGGCGTCGACGTCGGCGCCCGTGCCGGCATCTTCGACATTGTTGCCAAGCTCGCCGAGAGCGGCCTGGCGATCATCCTCATCTCGGACGAGGTGCCTGAGGTCTATTTCAACGCCGACAGGGTCCTGCATATGGCGCAGGGCCGCATCGTCGGCAGCTATGATCCGCGCCAGACGCGTCTGGAAGACATCGAGGCGGCCGTCTATGCGTAG
- a CDS encoding LacI family DNA-binding transcriptional regulator encodes MPNSSKKKATIYDLSVLSGSSPSTVSAVLNGTWRKRRIKESTAELIRNLAETHQYTTNRQARGLRSSRSGLVGLLLPVHDNRYFSSLAQTFEAHVRSKGQCPIVVSASRDPDEERKTAETLISYSIDELFICGATDPDGVHEVCDAAGLKHINIDLPGTKVPSVISDNFEGGRLLTEAIIRHFPADRPLQPNDLYLFGGRNDHASHERIRGFRAVKKDLLGGDPDECIQPTGYAANNARRAFEAFFARHGKLPRGLFVNSSINFEGLLRFMAGHPHDNFADLVVGCYDYDPFASFLPFPVIMIRQNVEGMIAKAFEVIEEMRPPPQIHLVQPELVPPRTALTGPLDALKDIDL; translated from the coding sequence ATGCCGAACAGCAGCAAGAAAAAGGCGACGATCTACGACCTGTCGGTGCTCTCGGGAAGTTCGCCCTCAACTGTGAGCGCGGTGCTGAACGGCACCTGGCGCAAACGGCGCATCAAGGAAAGCACCGCCGAACTCATCCGCAATCTCGCCGAGACCCACCAGTATACGACGAACCGCCAGGCACGTGGATTGCGCAGTTCGCGCTCCGGCCTCGTCGGGCTGCTCTTGCCGGTCCACGACAATCGCTATTTCTCTTCCCTCGCCCAGACTTTCGAGGCGCATGTGCGCAGCAAGGGCCAGTGCCCGATCGTCGTCAGCGCCAGCCGCGATCCTGACGAGGAGCGCAAGACGGCGGAAACGCTGATCTCCTATTCCATCGACGAACTGTTCATCTGCGGCGCAACCGATCCGGACGGCGTCCACGAGGTCTGCGATGCTGCGGGGCTGAAGCACATCAACATCGACCTGCCCGGCACGAAGGTCCCCTCCGTCATCAGTGACAATTTTGAGGGCGGTCGGTTACTGACCGAAGCCATCATACGCCACTTTCCGGCCGACCGCCCGCTCCAGCCGAACGATCTCTATCTGTTCGGCGGCCGTAACGACCATGCGAGCCATGAACGGATCCGCGGCTTCCGCGCGGTGAAAAAGGATCTGCTCGGCGGTGATCCGGACGAATGCATCCAACCGACCGGCTATGCGGCGAATAATGCAAGGAGAGCCTTCGAAGCCTTTTTCGCCCGACACGGCAAGTTGCCCCGCGGTCTTTTCGTGAATTCCTCGATCAATTTCGAGGGCTTACTGCGCTTCATGGCCGGGCACCCGCACGACAATTTCGCCGATCTCGTCGTCGGCTGCTACGACTACGATCCTTTCGCCTCGTTCCTCCCCTTCCCCGTCATCATGATCCGGCAAAACGTCGAGGGAATGATCGCCAAGGCCTTCGAAGTGATCGAGGAAATGCGGCCCCCCCCGCAAATTCATTTGGTCCAGCCGGAGCTCGTGCCTCCAAGGACCGCGCTCACAGGCCCGCTCGACGCGCTGAAAGACATCGACCTCTGA
- a CDS encoding ABC transporter permease, with translation MRSLIRTHATEFSLLAVIVAISTVLSFATANFFSLGNAFDLLNISAVNIIFAVGLLVVLIAGGIDISFAVAASVVQYCTAIALGWIGGGGWVSGLLIAGSLGILLGCVNAFLIHRFRIISIVATISTFNIYFGLLMFFTRGVSIYNLPDWLTDRVILFEHEMPNGTWIEITLPVLVMVICVVATWALITRTTIGRQLYAFGDNPEGARRFGINIGAMQFIAFGWLGLMAGIGGLIQAHYAQEVVPNALYGRELDVLAAVVLGGARLGGGKGSVLGCILGVLLISITQNGLNLMGVSPFAFKMIVGAIILIAITLSNTRIERLLPFVGQKGGGR, from the coding sequence ATGCGTAGCTTGATCCGCACTCACGCGACCGAGTTCTCCTTGCTGGCGGTGATCGTCGCCATCAGCACCGTGCTTTCCTTCGCCACGGCGAACTTCTTCTCGCTCGGCAATGCCTTCGACCTCCTGAACATCAGCGCCGTCAACATCATCTTCGCGGTCGGGCTACTGGTGGTGCTGATCGCCGGCGGCATCGACATCTCCTTTGCGGTCGCCGCTTCCGTCGTCCAATACTGTACGGCGATCGCGCTCGGCTGGATCGGCGGCGGCGGTTGGGTTTCCGGACTCCTGATCGCCGGCTCGCTCGGCATCCTGCTTGGCTGCGTCAATGCCTTCCTGATCCACCGCTTCCGGATCATCTCGATCGTTGCGACGATCTCCACGTTCAACATTTACTTCGGGCTACTGATGTTCTTCACCAGAGGCGTGTCGATCTACAACCTGCCCGACTGGCTGACCGACCGGGTCATTCTTTTCGAGCATGAAATGCCGAACGGAACCTGGATCGAAATCACGCTGCCGGTTCTCGTCATGGTGATTTGCGTCGTGGCGACCTGGGCGCTGATCACCCGCACCACGATCGGACGGCAGCTCTATGCCTTCGGCGACAATCCGGAAGGGGCGCGCCGCTTCGGCATCAATATCGGCGCCATGCAGTTCATCGCCTTCGGCTGGCTCGGCCTGATGGCCGGCATCGGTGGTCTCATCCAAGCGCACTATGCGCAGGAGGTGGTGCCGAACGCGCTTTACGGACGCGAACTCGACGTGCTTGCCGCGGTCGTTTTGGGCGGAGCCCGCCTTGGTGGCGGCAAAGGTTCAGTGCTCGGCTGCATTCTCGGCGTGCTCTTGATCTCGATCACCCAGAACGGCCTCAACTTGATGGGCGTCTCGCCCTTCGCCTTCAAGATGATCGTCGGCGCCATCATCCTGATCGCCATCACGCTCTCCAACACCCGGATCGAGCGTCTGCTGCCGTTCGTCGGCCAGAAAGGAGGGGGACGGTGA
- a CDS encoding autoinducer 2 ABC transporter substrate-binding protein, whose amino-acid sequence MIKRILAAALAASLSLAGAFSVAAQETPKVGVVVKIGGIPWFNAMEAGIKERGEKLGLDAFMVGPTSADPALQVRAIEDLIAQGVKVIGVVPNDAKVLEPVLTKAKEKGIIVITHESPSQKGADWDFELASSQGFGEAHAKLLADKMGGKGEYAVFVGSLTVPLHNAWADAAIAYLKKNHPEMTLVGERYGVAEDVDKSRSTALDLISAHPNLKGFLAFGSQGPIGAGRAIEERRKVGQIFVLGPFSPGQGQKLVKSDAISGGFMWNPKQAGEVFVTMADKLLKGEEIKDGDEIEGLGVVHPDFENRNIIVDQLVPINKDTVADLAAMGL is encoded by the coding sequence ATGATCAAGAGAATTCTTGCCGCCGCTCTAGCGGCATCGCTTTCGCTCGCCGGTGCCTTTTCCGTCGCGGCGCAGGAAACGCCCAAGGTTGGTGTCGTCGTCAAGATCGGCGGCATCCCGTGGTTCAACGCAATGGAAGCCGGGATCAAGGAACGCGGCGAGAAGCTCGGCCTCGACGCTTTCATGGTCGGACCGACGAGCGCTGACCCGGCACTGCAGGTTCGCGCGATCGAGGATCTGATCGCCCAGGGCGTGAAGGTCATCGGCGTAGTGCCCAACGATGCCAAGGTGCTGGAGCCGGTGCTGACGAAGGCCAAAGAGAAGGGCATCATTGTCATCACGCATGAATCGCCCAGTCAGAAGGGCGCGGACTGGGACTTCGAGCTCGCTTCGTCTCAGGGTTTCGGCGAGGCGCATGCCAAGCTCCTGGCGGACAAGATGGGCGGCAAGGGTGAATATGCGGTGTTCGTCGGTTCGCTGACCGTTCCGCTGCACAACGCCTGGGCAGACGCGGCAATTGCCTATCTCAAGAAGAACCATCCCGAGATGACCCTGGTCGGAGAACGCTACGGCGTTGCCGAGGACGTCGACAAGAGCCGCTCGACGGCCCTCGACCTCATCTCCGCTCACCCGAACCTCAAGGGCTTCCTCGCCTTCGGCAGCCAGGGTCCGATCGGCGCCGGCCGCGCTATCGAAGAACGCCGTAAGGTGGGTCAGATCTTCGTTCTCGGGCCCTTCTCGCCCGGACAAGGCCAGAAGCTCGTGAAGTCCGACGCCATCTCCGGAGGCTTCATGTGGAATCCGAAGCAGGCCGGCGAAGTCTTTGTAACGATGGCCGATAAGCTCCTCAAGGGCGAGGAGATCAAGGACGGTGATGAAATCGAAGGTCTTGGCGTCGTCCATCCAGACTTCGAAAACCGCAACATCATTGTGGACCAGCTCGTGCCGATCAACAAGGACACGGTCGCCGATCTCGCTGCGATGGGTCTCTAG